Proteins encoded in a region of the Coregonus clupeaformis isolate EN_2021a unplaced genomic scaffold, ASM2061545v1 scaf2773, whole genome shotgun sequence genome:
- the LOC121536302 gene encoding translationally-controlled tumor protein homolog isoform X1, translated as MIIYKDIITGDEMFSDIYKIKESPNGILFEVEGKMVSRTENIDDSLLGANASAEVQDDSCESSTVSGVDIVLNHKLQETSFTKDSYKGYIKDYMKAIKAKLEENNPDRVKPFMTGAQEEIKKIMGNMKNYQFFTGESMNPDGMVGLLDFREDGITPFMTFFKDGLEIEKC; from the exons ATGATCATCTACAAGGACATCATCACTG GGGATGAAATGTTCTCAGACATTTACAAGATCAAAGAATCACCAAATGGAATCTTATTCGAAGTTGAGGGAAAG ATGGTCAGTAGAACGGAGAACATCGATGACTCTTTGCTGGGGGCGAATGCGTCGGCGGAGGTGCAGGATGACAGCTGTGAGTCCAGCACGGTCAGTGGAGTGGACATCGTTCTCAACCACAAACTGCAGGAGACATCCTTCACCAAGGACTCATACAAGGGATATATCAAGGACTACATGAAGGC gatcAAGGCTAAGCTGGAGGAGAACAACCCAGACAGAGTGAAGCCCTTCATGACTGGAGCTCAGGAGGAGATCAAGAAGATCATGGGCAACATGAAGAACTACCAG TTTTTTACAGGTGAGTCTATGAACCCAGATGGTATGGTTGGTCTGCTGGACTTCCGTGAGGACGGCATCACTCCCTTCATGACCTTCTTCAAAGACGGCCTGGAGATCGAGAAATGC TAA
- the LOC121536302 gene encoding translationally-controlled tumor protein homolog isoform X2, with translation MQMVSRTENIDDSLLGANASAEVQDDSCESSTVSGVDIVLNHKLQETSFTKDSYKGYIKDYMKAIKAKLEENNPDRVKPFMTGAQEEIKKIMGNMKNYQFFTGESMNPDGMVGLLDFREDGITPFMTFFKDGLEIEKC, from the exons ATGCAG ATGGTCAGTAGAACGGAGAACATCGATGACTCTTTGCTGGGGGCGAATGCGTCGGCGGAGGTGCAGGATGACAGCTGTGAGTCCAGCACGGTCAGTGGAGTGGACATCGTTCTCAACCACAAACTGCAGGAGACATCCTTCACCAAGGACTCATACAAGGGATATATCAAGGACTACATGAAGGC gatcAAGGCTAAGCTGGAGGAGAACAACCCAGACAGAGTGAAGCCCTTCATGACTGGAGCTCAGGAGGAGATCAAGAAGATCATGGGCAACATGAAGAACTACCAG TTTTTTACAGGTGAGTCTATGAACCCAGATGGTATGGTTGGTCTGCTGGACTTCCGTGAGGACGGCATCACTCCCTTCATGACCTTCTTCAAAGACGGCCTGGAGATCGAGAAATGC TAA